A single Prosthecobacter dejongeii DNA region contains:
- a CDS encoding YdaU family protein, producing MHYYPHHIGDYRRDTAHLSILEHGAYRLLLDEYYVSARPLPSDLPTLCRIIRALSRAERDAVAHILRTYFQPTPEGYRHKRVEAELTAYQAKADQTAQAGRASGIARRTRRPKFTNDSPTNVPTDTSTFVRTNVATETPTIVRTNQEPGTNNQLSSHPGVNSPRPRPTLAQARSQAPSLGLTPDEAETWWNAREASGWTRSSNGSTTPVANWQADLKTYTHSSRQRQADRQQATATAAASRTRHRLPPHPRHPAYTTAAATTDHTPQDIGEFCPDQR from the coding sequence ATGCACTACTACCCGCACCACATCGGTGATTACCGGCGCGACACCGCCCACCTCTCCATCCTCGAGCACGGCGCCTACCGCCTCCTGCTCGATGAATACTATGTCTCCGCCCGCCCCCTGCCCAGCGATCTCCCCACCCTCTGCCGCATCATCCGCGCCCTCAGTCGGGCCGAGCGCGACGCCGTCGCCCACATCCTCCGCACCTACTTCCAGCCCACCCCCGAAGGCTACCGCCACAAACGCGTCGAGGCCGAACTCACCGCCTATCAGGCCAAAGCGGACCAAACCGCCCAAGCAGGCCGCGCCAGCGGCATCGCCCGCCGCACTCGTCGGCCCAAATTCACGAACGACTCACCAACGAACGTTCCAACGGACACCTCAACGTTCGTTCGAACGAACGTTGCAACGGAAACCCCAACGATCGTTCGAACGAACCAAGAACCAGGAACCAACAACCAACTCAGCAGCCATCCAGGAGTGAACAGCCCCCGGCCCCGGCCCACCCTGGCGCAGGCCCGCAGCCAGGCCCCCAGCCTCGGCCTCACCCCCGACGAAGCCGAAACCTGGTGGAACGCCCGCGAAGCCAGCGGCTGGACCCGCAGCAGCAACGGCAGCACCACCCCCGTAGCCAACTGGCAGGCCGACCTCAAAACCTACACCCACAGCAGCCGCCAGCGCCAGGCCGACCGCCAGCAAGCCACCGCCACCGCCGCCGCATCCCGCACCCGTCACCGCCTTCCCCCCCACCCCCGCCACCCCGCCTACACCACCGCCGCCGCCACCACCGACCACACCCCCCAAGACATCGGCGAATTCTGCCCCGACCAGCGATGA